The following are encoded together in the Bos mutus isolate GX-2022 chromosome 3, NWIPB_WYAK_1.1, whole genome shotgun sequence genome:
- the LOC102268555 gene encoding olfactory receptor 10R2: MANSSCVTEFLLLGFSSLGELQLVLFMIFLCLYLIILSGNITIISVICLDHSLHTPMYFFLCILSTSEIFYTIVILPKMLINLLSVFRTLSFVSCASQMYFFLGFAVTNCLLLGVMGYDRYAAICQPLHYPILMSWRICGQLISTCIVSGFLISLLGTTLVFSLPFCGSNKVNHYFCDISPVIHLAYAGSYINELVIFICGVLVLIVPLIFICISYGFIVSTILKIPSVEGKRKAFSTCVSHLIVVIIHYGCASFVYLRPSAKHINTSGKDRLVTVTYTIITPLLNPVVYSLRNKDVQLAIRKMIVKKGFSTKTL; the protein is encoded by the coding sequence ATGGCTAATTCCTCCTGTGTTACTGAGTTCCTCCTGCTGGGTTTCTCCAGCCTTGGGGAATTGCAGCTTGTCctctttatgatttttctctGCCTCTATTTGATCATCTTGAGTGGAAACATCACCATCATCTCAGTCATCTGCTTGGATCACAGCCTCCACACGCCCATGTACTTCTTTTTATGCATCCTTTCTACCTCTGAGATCTTCTACACAATTGTCATCCTGCCCAAGATGCTTATCAATCTGCTCTCTGTGTTCAGGACACTGTCCTTTGTGAGTTGTGCTTCACAGATGTACTTCTTTCTTGGTTTTGCTGTCACCAATTGCCTGCTTCTGGGAGTGATGGGCTATGATCGCTATGCTGCCATCTGTCAGCCTTTGCACTACCCCATTCTCATGAGCTGGAGGATATGTGGGCAACTAATATCAACTTGCATTGTTAGTGGTTTCCTAATATCTCTGTTGGGAACAACTTTGGTCTTTAGCCTCCCTTTCTGTGGCTCCAACAAGGTCAACCATTACTTTTGTGATATTTCACCAGTCATTCATCTTGCCTATGCTGGAAGTTACATTAACGAACTCGTCATCTTTATCTGTGGAGTCTTAGTGCTTATTGTGCCCTTGATCTTCATCTGCATCTCTTATGGATTTATTGTCTCCACTATCTTGAAGATACCATCGGTTGAAGGCAAGCGAAAAGCATTCTCCACCTGTGTCTCTCATCTCATTGTGGTCATCATCCACTATGGCTGTGCTTCTTTTGTCTACCTGAGACCCTCAGCCAAACATATTAATACATCAGGCAAAGACAGGCTGGTGACAGTGACCTATACCATCATCACCCCACTGTTAAACCCTGTGGTATACAGCCTCAGGAACAAAGATGTACAGCTGGCCATTCGGAAAATGATTGTGAAGAAGGGGTTTTCTACTAAGACTTTATAA